GTATTGGCAGGGGCAATAAATGTAAACGTGTATTCAGTCCAGTTAGCACTGGTAATAGCTCCGGTCGCAAAACTGGTCACCATACTCCCATCGATAGCAGACATTCCCACCTGTACATCAGGCGCGACAGATGCAGCAGAATTGGTATTCGCTGCCCAGAAACTTAGTTTGTAGGGTTGCCCTATCAGCAGGTTCGTTAACCGCTTCCGGTAGAAATATTCTCTATGAAAAGCAGGTCTGACCAACATCATATTGCCGGTACCTGTTGTATGATCTGTCAATACACCAGCTCTGTCCGTCGGTTGAATAGTATAGTAACCATCGCTGATATCACTGGTGGGTTGATAATGATAGGAAGTCGCATTAAAAGGAACAGCAGCTGATGTACCAAAATCTTCAGTTGATATGACGCCACATGCCTGTGATACTGCCAGCGGATCTAGTAATGCCAGCTGTGCGATAACATGTACTGTTTCACCAGCGCTGACATTGATCGTCGTTCCGGGAGTTCCGGGTACAGGTGCTGAATTATTTCCCGGGTCATACAGTGTAAATCCGGACAAACCCCAGCCACCCGGTATGATGGTTGAAAGTGTATAAGTGCCGGCGTCTACAGGCAGTACGATCGCATTCCCCACCGTATTCAAAGCCGCCCGCTCATCATCGATCCAGCTACCGCCGCTGGTACGGCTAAAGATAATACCACTCCCGACCGGGACTGCGGATGTATTCCATACCTGTGCCGCTGCTGTCGTGCGGCTAAAAGAAGTATATCGGGTAACATCTGCTATCCAGTTCGTTCCGTTCCAGCTGTAACCATTTGCGTAGATAGTACCATCATCTCCGTATGCGACATCTGCTGTTCCCGGCGTACCCAAGCTGACGGCAGTACCTCCGGAAAAAGGTAATGTAAACACCTCGCCACTGAGTGCGCTGTAATAGGCAATATCGCCGGTTGCTGGTAGTAGGTCCAGCCGGGTGGCATTCACTCCCGTTGGAGTCAGTAATGTCCAGTCGTCTGTATAAGGTGCTGACAATCCATTGTTTTTCCAGATGGCGCCATCGTCCGTGACAATCACGATACGTCCTCCTCCAAAACTAATGCCTCTTGCCCTCAGACCACCATGTGTTCCCGGTGTATAAATAAGTTGCTGATCAATACCATCAAAGAAGTATGCATTCCCGTTAGCATCTGTATTCACAAATTGGCCGGGACCAGCACCATCAAGCGCAGTACCCGTCAATCCTGTCGGAACCCATTGACTGCTACCGGCTAACCGGTGACAGATCTGTGCGCCGGCCTGTAATGATATCCACAGTTCACCATCCCCCTGACCATTGGCGGTAACACCATGGCTGGCCCCGATATCATAAATGGCAGTAGTAGTAACAGGCTGGTCGTTGAGATAAAAACCGGGAATAGTAGTGGGACCTCCGTTTATAGAAAATTGAAAATCAGGCGAAGATTCTTCGTTGATCGCGCTGACATGTACATAGATGTATCCCTTTTGTGCTATGGCTGATGAGACAAAAAATAATACGGGCACTGAGATCTTCAATAATCTTATGGCAATTCGGTTCATAGGTACTTTGGGAACTACAGAAAACTGTAGGTGGATATTCACTTACTATACATCAATCCAGCGCGTAATATAGACCATATTTATGATATAAATGTAATATGATATCAAATTAGATACCCGTGACAGTTACGGAATACACGAAATCATTGAGACTGATTGTTTTCCATTTCAGCAGTTACTGATGGTGCTGATTTTAAAAAACCTTAATTTGGTAAGTGCCGTTGTGACTGACCGGCCTGAATATTGTAGTTTAATATGTAGTATCCCGTCTGAGGGAATTAAAACCTTAAAGATTATTCGATGAAAAAGCTCACTCTTCTACTTTTCGTCCTGGCGGTTGCCACAGGTAGTCTTTTTGCACAAAATGCGCCAGCAGATAAAATACTGGGTACCTGGCTCAGTGAAGAAAAAGATGGTAAAATAGAGATCTACAAATCTGGTAACAAATACTTTGGGAAGCTCGTGTGGGGTAAGAACATGTATGAACCAGATGGCAGTTCGCGCACTGATATCAAAAACCCCGATGAAAAGTTGCGCAGTCGCAAGTTGCAGGACCTGGTACTACTGACCAATTTCACCTATGATGACGGGGAATGGGAAGGAGGTAAGATCTATGATCCAAAGAGCGGAAAAACCTACAGTTGTGTAATGAAATTCAAGGGTACTACGCTACAGATACGTGGGTACATAGGCATCTCTCTGATGGGTCGTACAACTGTCTGGACGAGGAGTTAATGAGGAACGGGGAATTAGGAATTGGTCAGCCTTCCATGGTCTCACTATCAGCACCTTCCTTCATCTCTGTTAGAAACAGCCCTTAGCTAAGGTGGAGAGTTGTAAGCTGCAAATTCCTAATTCCCAATTCCTGATCCTATTTCCTGAAATTGAACGATCTGGAGATATTAAATCCGAAGAAAATATCTCCTTTATCCCAGCTGCCGTTTGTTTTAGACAGATAATAAGGTCCGATCATACCATTCGAATTGGTAAATACAAGCTGAAACACGTGTCCTCCAGTTTCAATATCTACGCCGAGGGAAAGTGAATTATATATTTTTGTTGACACTACCTGGTCAGGCAGCAGATAATTATATTCTGCTGTAAGGCTCATTCTTTTGGTAAACTTCATCCTGCCGCCTGCACTGATGGCAAACACGTCATTCTTATCTTCCGGTGTACCTACCAGATTATAATGGGTCCATGAAGGAGCCAGTTGCAGGGACAAGTTCCGTGAGAACTTCCGGGCTATGAGTAACTGAGAAGTATAACTGGTACGGAAACGTCCACTCAGATAAGGTTTGTCTGTATAGCGTTGTGTATAATGAGTCACCAGTTCATAAAGACTCAGTGAAACGGGTGTACCACCTGTGGATTGTTGTAATATCTTATACTTGATGTTGCCGTCAAATGCTTTGTCTACGGAGCTTCTTCCCACACCTGCGGATAACCTGTCAGTTATGCCATAATCCAGGCCAAATCGGATAGAAGCATTGTCCAGGCCAAACAGTTCGTATGCCCCTTCGTTGATCTTACCAAAGCGGTGCATAATCAGGAACTGAAGGCTTTTTTTACCAGGTGATTCTATAGTCGGAACGTTGATCAGCTGTGTTGCTTTGAATGTACCTGTCACGATATGGGATTTGTCCCCAGCGTTTTCAGATTCATTCAGCATTCTCAGCAGACTGGTGTCCTGCGCCGAAGCAGCTGTGTGTCCGAATAATAAACATAATATGATATAACAGGCTATCTTTTGCATATTCAAACTATTTTGCCGGCTGACATACCGCTGCTATTTGTATATTGATTTGTGACGCAATTTTATCCTTCACCAGCGAAGGTATTTTGATATTGTAATCCGATGGCTTTACAGCGAATGCTGCTTTCGCCGTCATCTTCCCTTCGTTCACTTCCAGTTCTGCTGGAATGTTCTGCACCTGTTGTGTTACACCATGTATGGTAAGTTGCCCGCTAACCTGTACTTTATAAGTACCTGGTGTAGTCTTTACATCACCAGTAAAGGTGCCTGCAAACTGTGCTTTGGGAAATTTTTCACTTTCAACATAGTTCTCATTGTAGTGCTCCTGCATCAACTGTTTGGGAAACAGGAAGTTTCTTTGCAACAATGTAAAGGCAACAGATCTCTTTGACAGGTCTACAGCAGCAAAAGCCTGTGTATTCTCTGCCTTGATGTCTTCCAGTGGCGTTTTGGAAAAGAAGCTGACATTGCCGTTCCTGGTCATGTATGTTTGTCCCTGCATAGGCAGATAGAACAGAGAGGCCAGTACAATAAAGCATATGGTTTTCATATTCACGTTTTTTAATTATTCTGTGCTCCGCGCGCAATCCACGCTTTTATTTTATTGATATTACAGTCGGAGAGTTTTGCACCACCCTGTGGCATTGGACTATATCCCGCAGCATGTGTAATAGCACCGATCAGATTACCATTATCTACCTGCGTTTTAACAGAAGCATAGTTACCCAGCGATACACCTCCGCTTACGTTACCATTACCATGACAACTGTAACAGTAGGTCTGTAAAATAGGCTGAACATTGGCACTGTAGGCCATATTTGCAGTATCGCAGGTAGTACCACCACCTCCGCCATTACCGGGGTTGGTAACATCCTGTTCATTATCTTTGGAACAGGAAATGATCAGGGTACAGCAGGTCATCGCTAATGCGATTAGCGTGAAAAACACTTTTTTCATAGTCTGAATTGTTACTTGTTATTTATAATAGTTGCGTCTACAATACTTACATCCATTAGTAAGCCGGTACACAGTCCTTTGATCATTACAGATTGTCCTACTTCCGGAAGAGGCCCCTCCTCTCCTGGCACAAGACTACAATTCACGCCTCCTGCACCATCTGCCTGTCCGGCCAGGAGGACGGACACTACCGCACCGTTTTTCTGCACGTCTGTTACAGTACCTTTTATTTCCAGTACTTTATTCACATACAGGCTATCCGCGTGCTGCTCGTTCATCGTAAATGCATCATACAGTTGTAAGGCAGAGAGATGTTTATCCGTATGCGCATGGGCAGCAGATGTCCTTGGCTTGTTATACAAATAGTATCCCGTACCCGCAGCGATAAGGCATAGCAACGCCGTTGCGAGAATGATCATTTTTCTTCGCGTCATGTGACTACTTATTAAATGTGCTGTTTCTTATTTCAGTCGTAAGGGCCGGGTCAGGCCAATGTTGATACCAACACTTGTTACCGGCAGATCACCTATACCAACACCGCTGGCAGGTATCTTGACATAAGGTTCTACCCGTAAAATGCCCAATATGCCCACTGGTCGTTCGTAACCAACGCCCAGGTGTACAATGGAGAACCAGTCTGCCATCGTCTTTTTATAGGTCCAGTTCCTTGTCTCAGTCTGTCCATAATACTCGTACGTGTAATCGTACTTTTGTCGCTTCATAATATATGAGGACATACCTCCATTCACATACCAGCTGCTTTTCTTACCTGTTGCGAAATTAAATCTCACATTCAGTGGTATTTCATACATGTTACACCAGCCGTCCACATTGAGTACCGTCATATCCTGCGGCCACGGTGTCTTCGTTTTATTAAAGTACTGTCCTGTGGAGTAATAATATTTGCGCTCATACAATACTCCTGTTTCTAAGGACAGTTTTTTCCCAAACCTGTAACCGGCCAGTAATCCTACGTTGTATCCCACATCAGATGTGCGCTGCATTTTGACAGTGGTCAGGTCAGGACTGAATACCAGGCCATAATACAGTCCTTTGTTTAAAAAAGCAGGTACCTGTTTACCCTGCGGCGATGGTGCCACTTCAGAGAGCGTGAATGCACTATCAGCCGGTTGGACGCTTCTGTTGATATGCCGGATATCGGTGGCTGGTGCTGCGTACGTATCTGCAGTACTGTGAATACAGTCGATGGACAGTGGTATACTGACAGCAGTTACCCCGGACCTGGCAGCAGGATAACTGCTGGTAGGAATACCGGTAGTTGCGCTGGTGCGCGAAGTGATATTCCCGTTCTCACTGTTCACGATGGATTGTTCACTGTTTCCTTTTACTGAATGATCTTTATTTCCTGCTACAGCAGTAGTGGTCTGCTGCCTTTTTTGTGCGGCGGCTACACGTTCATTCGTGTTCAGATGATCATCTCCGTCATTGGTAATATTGTTTCCGTTTACCTGATGGTTATAGGCATCGGAGAATTGCTTCCTGTCTGCTAAGGGTACAG
The DNA window shown above is from Chitinophaga agri and carries:
- a CDS encoding DUF2147 domain-containing protein; the protein is MKKLTLLLFVLAVATGSLFAQNAPADKILGTWLSEEKDGKIEIYKSGNKYFGKLVWGKNMYEPDGSSRTDIKNPDEKLRSRKLQDLVLLTNFTYDDGEWEGGKIYDPKSGKTYSCVMKFKGTTLQIRGYIGISLMGRTTVWTRS
- a CDS encoding DUF5777 family beta-barrel protein, giving the protein MQKIACYIILCLLFGHTAASAQDTSLLRMLNESENAGDKSHIVTGTFKATQLINVPTIESPGKKSLQFLIMHRFGKINEGAYELFGLDNASIRFGLDYGITDRLSAGVGRSSVDKAFDGNIKYKILQQSTGGTPVSLSLYELVTHYTQRYTDKPYLSGRFRTSYTSQLLIARKFSRNLSLQLAPSWTHYNLVGTPEDKNDVFAISAGGRMKFTKRMSLTAEYNYLLPDQVVSTKIYNSLSLGVDIETGGHVFQLVFTNSNGMIGPYYLSKTNGSWDKGDIFFGFNISRSFNFRK
- a CDS encoding YceI family protein yields the protein MKTICFIVLASLFYLPMQGQTYMTRNGNVSFFSKTPLEDIKAENTQAFAAVDLSKRSVAFTLLQRNFLFPKQLMQEHYNENYVESEKFPKAQFAGTFTGDVKTTPGTYKVQVSGQLTIHGVTQQVQNIPAELEVNEGKMTAKAAFAVKPSDYNIKIPSLVKDKIASQINIQIAAVCQPAK
- a CDS encoding c-type cytochrome codes for the protein MKKVFFTLIALAMTCCTLIISCSKDNEQDVTNPGNGGGGGTTCDTANMAYSANVQPILQTYCYSCHGNGNVSGGVSLGNYASVKTQVDNGNLIGAITHAAGYSPMPQGGAKLSDCNINKIKAWIARGAQNN
- a CDS encoding OB-fold protein, which gives rise to MTRRKMIILATALLCLIAAGTGYYLYNKPRTSAAHAHTDKHLSALQLYDAFTMNEQHADSLYVNKVLEIKGTVTDVQKNGAVVSVLLAGQADGAGGVNCSLVPGEEGPLPEVGQSVMIKGLCTGLLMDVSIVDATIINNK
- a CDS encoding outer membrane beta-barrel protein, yielding MQLLDDDMDELFRNAASDYPLNTGGGDWEAMRNKLQQADNNQQGTAIHRNKGRWWSRPHFLVIIIAILLIVAVGVLFNGARKHTGEGYIDQHRQEQGAEKSTQLTGGDSEKARTSFTTAEENNGANTSTVTNTSVADPAAATVSTGKTETPDQGLPARSITPVNKPAQAGEPATPVPVNDKAEDARVVTQGTDNLLAGKPAAGTTGRKKNAAYQKKTLQKPVPLADRKQFSDAYNHQVNGNNITNDGDDHLNTNERVAAAQKRQQTTTAVAGNKDHSVKGNSEQSIVNSENGNITSRTSATTGIPTSSYPAARSGVTAVSIPLSIDCIHSTADTYAAPATDIRHINRSVQPADSAFTLSEVAPSPQGKQVPAFLNKGLYYGLVFSPDLTTVKMQRTSDVGYNVGLLAGYRFGKKLSLETGVLYERKYYYSTGQYFNKTKTPWPQDMTVLNVDGWCNMYEIPLNVRFNFATGKKSSWYVNGGMSSYIMKRQKYDYTYEYYGQTETRNWTYKKTMADWFSIVHLGVGYERPVGILGILRVEPYVKIPASGVGIGDLPVTSVGINIGLTRPLRLK